From one Amphiura filiformis chromosome 13, Afil_fr2py, whole genome shotgun sequence genomic stretch:
- the LOC140167407 gene encoding cytochrome P450 2J4-like: MAVVQTLLSVMVMILTDIRTVLIGLLVFLLMSWIARCYRDNLRNLPPGPMSWPLIGCLPQLIIVGFKTRNIYHSAAQLSDKYGPVCYIPLPFGMTVVLVTGHKAVYETFTSPKFYQRPPFSHLDNPIELLNGAGIILSTGESWKEHRRFSLTVLRSFGVGKRSFEHQIATESEYLMQEIRSVRGKPFDQTHLFSNAVSNIICSVVFGKRFEYDDPEFRQLLHSFEEILIDNPVFEWAFFYVPFFPKGPMPTLISVLGTFKDIVNKHRDNFDSENMRDYIDVYLNAILVTKNQATHTNFSDIELIAVMFDFFAAGTESTSTTLRWALLYMLKYPDVQKRVHEEIDSVVGRDRLPNLSDKPSLPYTVAVINEIQRFGYISSLVIPRYTNEDTNFQGYAIPKGSFVQPSLYSVTRDSSFWQDPDDFKPERFLDENGQVMKIPENMIFGAGKRVCLGEHLARMELFIFYTNLMHRFNFKKPPGMESVNIQPKAGGIMTPYPYEICAIERY; this comes from the exons ATGGCGGTCGTCCAAACTTTGTTGAGTGTGATGGTTATGATACTTACGGACATTCGTACGGTACTCATTGGGTTGTTGGTCTTTCTCTTGATGTCGTGGATTGCACGTTGTTATCGGGATAACCTCAGAAATCTGCCGCCAGGTCCTATGTCCTGGCCTCTTATCGGCTGTTTACCACAACTTATAATTGTAGGTTTCAAGACAAGAAATATTTATCATTCAGCGGCACAACTTTCTGACAAATATGGGCCTGTTTGTTACATACCATTGCCATTTGGTATGACTGTGGTACTTGTCACTGGGCATAAGGCGGTCTATGAAACTTTTACCAGTCCTAAGTTTTACCAGCGACCACCGTTTTCTCATTTGGATAATCCTATTGAACTATTGAATGGCGCAG GTATAATACTGTCGACAGGCGAATCATGGAAAGAACATCGCAGATTTTCCTTGACAGTTCTACGGTCATTTGGAGTAGGAAAAAGAAGCTTTGAACACCAGATTGCTACAGAGAGTGAATACCTCATGCAAGAAATTAGGTCGGTACGAGGCAAACCTTTTGATCAGACGCACCTCTTTTCCAATGCTGTGTCTAATATAATTTGTTCTGTTGTCTTTGGAAAGAGGTTTGAATATGATGatcctgaattcaggcagttgcTGCATTCGTTTGAAGAAATTCTTATAGACAACCCTGTGTTTGAATGGGCATTTTTTTATG TTCCATTTTTCCCTAAAGGACCGATGCCAACCCTTATATCAGTTCTTGGCACATTTAAGGATATCGTGAATAAGCATCGTGATAATTTTGATAGCGAAAACATGCGAGATTATATTGATGTATATTTGAATGCTATACTGGTAACGAAAAATCAAGCAACGCACACTAATTTCAGCGATATAGAACTAATTGCTgtcatgtttgatttttttgcgGCGGGAACAGAGTCAACTTCAACCACGCTACGCTGGGCTTTATTATATATGCTGAAGTATCCTGACGTACAAAAAAGAGTGCACGAAGAAATTGACTCAGTTGTTGGACGAGATCGCTTGCCCAATTTGTCGGACAAGCCTAGTCTGCCTTATACGGTGGCGGTTATCAACGAGATCCAGcgatttggctatatctcaagtCTGGTTATTCCACGATATACTAACGAAGACACCAATTTCCAAGGATATGCTATTCCCAAAGGCTCATTTGTCCAACCGAGTCTTTACAGTGTTACCCGAGATTCTTCATTTTGGCAGGATCCAGATGACTTCAAACCTGAACGATTCCTAGACGAGAATGGACAAGTCATGAAGATTCCAGAAAACATGATCTTCGGTGCAG GTAAACGTGTATGCCTGGGAGAACACCTGGCCCGAATGGAACTCTTCATCTTTTACACCAATCTCATGCATCGCTTCAACTTCAAGAAACCTCCGGGGATGGAAAGTGTTAATATACAACCCAAAGCAGGGGGAATAATGACGCCGTATCCATATGAGATTTGTGCCATCGAGCGTTATTGA
- the LOC140168009 gene encoding cytochrome P450 2J4-like gives MTVVLVTGHKAVYETFTSPKFDQRPSSFSHSDNPVEVLKGAGIILSTGESWHEHRKFSLTVLRSFGVGKKSFEHQIATESEYLMKEISSLQGKPFDPTHFFSNATSNIICSVVLGKRFDYDDPEFKQMLHSLEIFVDNPVFASVFFMAPRLVTYLTMIPFFPKGPMPSLISVRGKFMDIVNKHRDNFNSENMRDYIDVYLKEMQIKNNQGTRTHFSDIELLAVVNDFFIAGTETTSTTLRWALLYMLKYPDVQKRVNREIDSVVGRDRLPNLSDKPSLPFTVAVIHEIQRFGAISNLGVPRYTNEDTDFQGYTIPKGSFVQPSLYSVTRDSSFWQDPDDFKPERFLDENGQVIKIPENMVFGAGKRVCLGEHLARMELFIFYTHLMHRYRFEKPPGMESVNIQPKPGGILTPHPYDICAMERY, from the exons ATGACCGTGGTACTCGTCACTGGGCATAAGGCGGTCTATGAAACTTTCACGAGTCCGAAGTTTGACCAGCGACCATCGTCGTTTTCTCATTCGGATAATCCTGTAGAAGTATTGAAAGGCGCAG GTATAATACTGTCGACAGGAGAATCATGGCACGAACACCGCAAATTTTCCTTGACAGTTCTAAGGTCATTTGGAGTAGGAAAAAAAAGCTTTGAACACCAGATTGCTACAGAGAGTGAATACCTCATGAAAGAAATCAGCTCACTACAGGGCAAACCTTTTGATCCGACGCACTTCTTTTCCAATGCTACGTCCAATATCATCTGCTCTGTTGTGCTTGGAAAGCGGTTCGATTATGATGATCCTGAATTCAAACAGATGCTGCATTCGTTGGAAATTTTTGTAGACAACCCTGTGTTTGCATCGGTATTTTTTATGGCACCGCGACTTGTAACATATCTGACTATGATTCCATTTTTCCCAAAAGGACCGATGCCATCCCTTATATCAGTTCGTGGCAAATTTATGGATATCGTGAATAAGCATCGTGATAATTTTAATAGCGAAAACATGCGAGATTATATTGATGTTTATCTGAAGGAGATGCAAATAAAGAACAATCAAGGAACGCGCACTCATTTTAGCGATATAGAACTACTCGCGGTGGTCAACGATTTCTTTATCGCAGGAACAGAGACAACTTCGACCACGTTACGCTGGGCTTTATTATATATGTTGAAATATCCTGATGTACAAAAACGAGTAAATAGAGAAATTGACTCAGTTGTTGGACGAGATCGCTTACCTAATTTGTCGGATAAACCTAGTTTGCCCTTTACGGTGGCGGTAATCCACGAGATCCAGCGATTTGGCGCCATCTCAAATCTGGGTGTTCCACGATATACTAATGAAGACACCGATTTCCAAGGGTATACCATTCCCAAAGGCTCCTTTGTCCAACCTAGTCTTTACAGTGTTACCCGAGATTCTTCATTTTGGCAGGATCCAGATGACTTCAAACCCGAACGATTCCTAGATGAGAATGGACAAGTCATAAAGATTCCAGAAAACATGGTCTTCGGTGCAG GTAAACGTGTATGTCTGGGAGAGCATCTGGCCCGAATGGAACTCTTCATCTTTTACACTCATCTCATGCATCGATACAGATTCGAGAAACCTCCAGGGATGGAAAGTGTTAATATACAACCTAAACCAGGCGGAATTTTAACGCCGCATCCTTACGATATTTGCGCCATGGAGCGTTATTGA
- the LOC140167408 gene encoding uncharacterized protein: MINNNTKKPYKDNLCMFRCMALHKGHHKCGLEKQTKALFKEYSNQSSQDFKGIKVDQLHEVEDVFGVNIMVYELVDLGADVIDDHNTEETEKNMNGMVVARLVRRSLEKHSSTMYINLHNEHFSYISNIDKYTQSYACRKCHKLWKTGKQLHRHEATCEDQGTTDVYPRGVYVNSPSIFDEIREEDIDIPKELDFFPHWATFDFESYTEKTSVESGGDKLCWMNEHIPLSVSISSNVPGYHSPTCFISEGDPNQIVGDMVRYLIEISSRSDSILRETFHAIIAELMGKIQRLSGGDADESTKQKKHLETLLSKLLSHLKTLPVFGFNSGNYDINLIKTYLLPSSLKTNLSKT, from the exons ATGATCAACAATAACACTAAGAAACCTTACAAGGATAACCTATGCATGTTTCGCTGCATGGCGCTTCATAAAGGACATCATAAGTGCGGTTTGGAAAAGCAAACCAAAGCCTTGTTTAAAGAATATTCAAATCAATCCAGTCAAGATTTTAAAGGGATCAAGGTAGATCAATTGCACGAGGTAGAAGACGTCTTTGGTGTAAACATTATGGTGTATGAACTAGTAGATCTCGGAGCAGATGTCATTGATGATCATAATACAGAAGAGACAGAGAAGAATATGAATGGAATGGTTGTAGCTAGACTTGTTCGGCGAAGTTTGGAGAAGCATTCATCTACCATGTATATCAACCTTCATAACGAACACTTCAGCTACATCAGCAACATAGACAAGTATACCCAGTCCTACGCATGCCGCAAGTGTCACAAGTTATGGAAGACTGGCAAGCAGCTACACCGCCATGAAGCTACTTGTGAGGACCAAG GAACTACCGATGTATATCCGCGTGGCGTGTATGTAAATTCACCGTCTATCTTCGATGAGATTCGAGAAGAGGACATCGACATTCCTAAAGAATTGGATTTTTTCCCTCATTGGGCTACCTTTGATTTTGAGTCGTATACAGAGAAGACATCGGTAGAATCTGGGGGAGATAAGTTATGCTGGATGAATGAACACATTCCCCTCAGTGTTAGTATCAGTAGTAATGTTCCAGGATATCACAGCCCTACTTGTTTCATCAGCGAAGGTGACCCAAATCAAATAGTAGGAGATATGGTTAGATATCTCATCGAGATCAGTTCTCGTAGTGATAGTATTTTAAGAGAAACTTTTCACGCTATCATAGCCGAATTGATGGGGAAGATTCAAAGACTAAGTGGTGGTGATGCTGATGAAAGCACGAAACAAAAGAAACACTTGGAAACCTTGCTGTCTAAACTCCTTAGTCATTTGAAGACGCTCCCGGTATTCGGCTTTAATAGCGGCAATTACGATATCAATTTGATTAAGACATATTTACTTCCTTCCTCGTTAAAAACGAACCTATCAAAAACTTGA